One window of Chryseobacterium culicis genomic DNA carries:
- a CDS encoding BT_3928 family protein — MLKGLLRFIIAVIFILSGFVKAVDLVGFSFKMEEYFAPPVFNMPFLEKFALLFSIIVVVLELFLGFMLLLKLKLKFTLSILIALCIFFGFLTFYSAYFNVVTDCGCFGDAIKFTPWQSFLKDVVLLVGLIILFVLYRKEFRKKDEYGVTEKEPSNTFKYILLTVFSLGMIYVMAQGIMHEPIIDFRDYKIGTDIKGEKVKIEKNPSEYKTFYSLKNQKTGAVVKVNQDDYIKKTEYWAEGSPWKIEEGKNESVLTKEGYKSEIVKFKIEDPTGMDATNEIINAPKAVLVFSYHPKDVPADLLQKVEAKVKTQKGALIYGVSTEPNTFKTIKNLMMDGTAIKTIARSNPFVLILENGKIIDKQPAKDYVN, encoded by the coding sequence ATGCTCAAAGGTTTATTACGCTTTATTATTGCTGTTATTTTTATCCTTTCAGGCTTTGTAAAAGCCGTGGATCTGGTAGGTTTTTCTTTCAAAATGGAAGAATATTTTGCCCCTCCGGTTTTCAATATGCCGTTTTTAGAAAAGTTTGCCCTGCTTTTTTCCATCATTGTAGTGGTACTGGAGCTTTTCCTAGGATTTATGCTGCTGCTTAAATTAAAGCTTAAATTTACCTTATCCATATTAATTGCCCTGTGTATTTTCTTTGGATTTCTGACATTTTATTCAGCGTATTTCAATGTAGTAACCGATTGTGGATGTTTTGGTGATGCTATCAAATTCACGCCTTGGCAGAGCTTCCTTAAAGATGTTGTACTTCTTGTAGGATTGATTATACTATTTGTTCTTTACAGAAAAGAATTCCGCAAAAAAGATGAGTATGGAGTTACGGAGAAAGAGCCTTCCAATACATTTAAATATATCCTTTTAACAGTCTTTTCACTGGGAATGATCTACGTGATGGCACAAGGGATTATGCATGAACCGATCATAGATTTCCGTGATTATAAAATAGGAACAGATATTAAAGGTGAAAAAGTAAAAATCGAAAAAAACCCTTCTGAATACAAGACTTTCTATTCTCTGAAAAATCAGAAAACCGGAGCTGTTGTAAAAGTAAATCAGGATGATTACATCAAAAAAACAGAATATTGGGCAGAAGGTTCTCCATGGAAAATTGAAGAAGGCAAGAATGAGTCTGTACTAACCAAAGAGGGTTACAAGTCTGAAATTGTGAAATTTAAGATTGAAGACCCTACAGGAATGGACGCTACCAATGAAATCATTAATGCTCCAAAAGCGGTTTTGGTGTTCTCTTACCATCCCAAAGATGTTCCTGCAGATCTTCTTCAGAAAGTGGAAGCGAAAGTAAAAACTCAGAAAGGAGCTCTTATCTATGGTGTTTCTACAGAACCCAATACTTTTAAAACCATCAAAAATCTAATGATGGACGGAACTGCCATCAAAACGATAGCAAGAAGCAACCCATTTGTACTGATTCTTGAAAATGGAAAAATCATTGACAAACAGCCTGCAAAGGACTACGTTAATTAA